In a genomic window of Bordetella petrii:
- a CDS encoding DUF4391 domain-containing protein, with protein sequence MATSRALLDALQLPDSARVDQRVPKKLLLENGAPTASDKRLITDAIEEIQWLAALKPNTIGVPSYRDAQREYLEIAVLGVTLRGAVKPASLARLAELVHRAVPYPVLLLMEGPALTLSLAHKRWAQNEAGKVVLDGDPASASLSHITEDVVQDAEAVDRSIAPQIERAFVQSLSIARQPQTTLHALYQGWMERVCALQAARLTGTYQADTTPEQAAARWQALADCARLENEIDRLRAQAAKEKQLARQVELNLTLKRVQAELAAARRQL encoded by the coding sequence ATGGCAACATCACGCGCGCTTCTTGATGCTTTACAACTGCCCGACAGCGCACGGGTAGACCAGCGGGTTCCCAAGAAGCTGTTGCTGGAGAACGGTGCGCCCACGGCATCCGACAAGCGCCTGATCACGGACGCCATTGAAGAAATCCAGTGGCTTGCCGCACTCAAGCCCAACACCATTGGCGTACCCAGCTACCGGGACGCGCAGCGTGAATACCTGGAAATCGCCGTGCTGGGCGTGACCCTGCGTGGTGCTGTCAAGCCCGCCAGTCTCGCTCGCCTTGCCGAACTGGTGCATCGGGCCGTGCCGTATCCCGTGTTACTGCTGATGGAAGGCCCGGCACTGACCCTCTCGCTGGCGCACAAGCGCTGGGCGCAGAACGAAGCGGGCAAGGTCGTGCTCGACGGCGACCCAGCATCTGCTTCGCTGTCCCACATCACCGAAGATGTCGTCCAAGATGCGGAGGCGGTGGATCGCTCAATAGCCCCCCAAATCGAGCGCGCCTTCGTGCAGTCCCTGTCGATAGCGCGCCAGCCCCAGACCACGCTGCATGCCCTTTATCAGGGTTGGATGGAGCGCGTGTGTGCCTTGCAGGCGGCACGGCTGACGGGTACCTACCAGGCTGACACAACCCCGGAACAAGCGGCTGCCCGCTGGCAGGCGCTGGCTGATTGTGCGCGGCTGGAGAACGAGATCGACCGCCTGCGAGCGCAAGCCGCCAAGGAAAAACAACTGGCGCGCCAGGTGGAACTGAACCTGACGCTCAAGCGCGTGCAGGCCGAACTGGCCGCCGCGCGCCGACAACTTTGA
- a CDS encoding DEAD/DEAH box helicase → MKLIQNTGTQRVIDLMRPNLKHGNRLDCVTPSFSLYAFAEIREALSALDRVQLIVPPDNEALELLGTEGDRAARNRLQARWLANQCAKWISGKVALRRASRSVPQGAAVLRSPDGTPAQVVLGSFAFNTSGLGLTPGNPLNLIQASETAEEAAQLAQWFDHQWAALQTAASTDPEGQEEEHESVLEALRALGEHRDPFTIYTLMLHRLFQDSGDEMDEERIVKSATGIRNTVVWKKLFKFQRDGVVGAIDKLNRFGGCIIADSVGLGKTFEALAIIKYHELRNDRVLVLAPKRLRDNWTLYKANDKRNILAADRFNYDVLNHTDLSRDGGLSGDIDLSHVNWGNYDLVVIDESHNFRNKATHKGKESRYDRLMRRIIREGVKTRVLMLSATPVNNRLADLRNQIAFATEGDDAALMEHGIASIEATTRKAQAQFNRWLALDEAEKTPSQLVEMLGFDYFTLLDHLTIARSRRHVEKYYGTSETGRFPDRLPPINIKADVDLAGEFRAIRDINQEIRRLTLASYAPLRYVLPHKQAAYDAKYSTQVRGGEGFFRQADREESLIHLLRVNVLKRMESCVSAFTLTVQRQLKDVENTLARIESHAEALEEIDIADVDIDDPAFEALLVGRKVKVLLGDVDLIRWKQDLLEDRNRLATLLAAARQVDAARDAKLAALRDMIARKCAQPINTHDGKANRKIIVFTAFSDTAHYLYAQLAPWARDTLGIHAAVVTGSAGIQATLPGLRKGMGDVLSAFAPRAKERPQDMAGDGEIDLLIATDCISEGQNLQDCDWLINYDIHWNPVRIIQRFGRIDRIGSPNQRIQLVNFWPNMELEEYINLEQRVSGRMVLLDVSATGEENLIEQQSGNAMNDLEYRRKQLLKLQDTVIDMEDLSTGVAITDLTLTDFRIDLAQFLKSHPGKLDTQPLGAFAVTTTLDADIPPGVIFCLQACGPTAKSAASSDYPLAPHYLVHVGDDGHVLLPYPQAKRILDRLKRLALGRERPDDSACARFDKATKSGEDMRHAQKLLAAAVASVAGKHEERAVASLFTPGGTHAMKGEFAGSDDFEVVAFLVVLPEHEAA, encoded by the coding sequence ATGAAGCTGATCCAAAACACCGGAACACAGCGCGTCATCGACTTGATGAGGCCCAACCTCAAACACGGCAACCGACTCGACTGTGTAACGCCTTCGTTTTCTCTCTACGCCTTCGCAGAAATCCGGGAGGCGTTGTCCGCTCTGGATCGAGTCCAATTGATCGTGCCTCCCGATAATGAGGCGCTCGAACTCCTGGGCACGGAGGGCGACCGCGCTGCGCGCAATCGTCTGCAGGCACGTTGGCTGGCCAATCAGTGCGCGAAATGGATCAGTGGAAAAGTAGCGCTCCGGCGGGCATCGAGGTCGGTGCCACAGGGGGCTGCTGTCTTGCGCAGCCCGGATGGGACACCTGCACAAGTGGTTCTGGGCTCCTTTGCCTTCAACACATCTGGCCTTGGCCTGACGCCAGGCAATCCATTGAACCTGATTCAGGCGTCAGAAACGGCCGAGGAAGCCGCGCAGCTCGCCCAATGGTTCGATCACCAGTGGGCAGCCTTGCAAACTGCTGCTTCAACCGACCCCGAGGGTCAGGAAGAAGAGCACGAATCCGTTCTTGAGGCGTTGCGAGCCCTTGGCGAACACCGTGACCCGTTCACTATCTACACCTTGATGCTGCACCGCCTGTTTCAGGACAGCGGTGACGAGATGGACGAGGAGCGCATCGTCAAGTCTGCCACTGGCATCCGTAATACCGTGGTGTGGAAAAAGCTCTTTAAGTTTCAACGCGATGGTGTGGTGGGTGCCATCGACAAGCTGAACCGCTTTGGCGGCTGCATCATCGCCGACAGTGTAGGGCTGGGTAAAACCTTTGAAGCTCTGGCCATCATCAAGTATCACGAGCTGCGCAACGACCGCGTTCTGGTGCTGGCGCCCAAACGCCTGCGCGACAACTGGACGCTCTACAAGGCCAACGACAAGCGCAACATCCTTGCGGCTGATCGGTTCAACTACGACGTGCTCAACCACACCGATTTGTCGCGCGATGGCGGCCTGTCGGGTGACATCGACCTGTCTCATGTGAACTGGGGCAACTACGACCTGGTGGTGATCGACGAGTCGCACAATTTCCGCAACAAGGCCACGCACAAGGGCAAGGAATCGCGCTACGACCGCCTGATGCGACGCATCATCCGTGAAGGCGTCAAGACCCGCGTGCTGATGCTCTCGGCCACGCCGGTGAACAATCGCCTGGCCGACCTGCGCAACCAGATTGCCTTTGCCACCGAAGGCGATGACGCCGCCCTGATGGAGCATGGCATCGCCAGCATCGAGGCCACGACCCGCAAGGCGCAGGCGCAATTCAATCGCTGGCTGGCGCTGGACGAAGCTGAAAAGACCCCCAGTCAGTTGGTAGAAATGCTGGGGTTCGACTACTTCACCCTGTTGGACCATCTCACCATTGCCCGCTCCAGGCGGCATGTTGAGAAGTATTACGGTACCAGCGAGACCGGCCGCTTCCCTGACAGACTGCCGCCCATCAACATCAAGGCCGACGTGGACCTTGCGGGCGAATTCCGTGCCATCCGCGACATCAACCAGGAAATCCGTCGGCTCACGCTCGCCAGCTACGCGCCGCTGCGCTATGTGCTGCCCCACAAGCAGGCGGCCTACGACGCCAAATACAGCACCCAGGTGCGTGGCGGCGAAGGTTTCTTCCGCCAGGCGGATCGTGAGGAAAGCCTGATCCACCTGCTGCGCGTGAACGTGCTCAAACGCATGGAAAGCTGTGTATCGGCCTTCACCCTGACCGTGCAGCGCCAACTCAAGGATGTAGAGAACACACTGGCACGCATCGAATCCCATGCCGAAGCACTGGAGGAAATCGACATTGCCGACGTCGATATCGACGACCCGGCGTTCGAAGCCTTGCTGGTCGGTCGCAAGGTCAAGGTGCTGCTGGGCGATGTGGATCTGATCCGCTGGAAGCAGGATCTGCTGGAAGACCGCAACCGCCTGGCGACCCTGCTGGCGGCAGCGCGCCAAGTGGATGCCGCACGTGATGCCAAGCTGGCGGCCCTGCGCGACATGATTGCCCGCAAATGTGCCCAGCCCATCAACACCCACGATGGCAAAGCCAACCGCAAGATCATCGTGTTCACGGCCTTCTCGGACACGGCGCACTATCTCTACGCCCAACTTGCCCCCTGGGCCAGGGATACGCTGGGCATACATGCGGCGGTCGTCACCGGCAGCGCCGGCATCCAGGCCACGTTGCCGGGCCTGCGCAAAGGCATGGGCGATGTGCTTTCGGCCTTCGCGCCGCGCGCCAAGGAACGCCCGCAAGACATGGCGGGTGACGGCGAGATCGACTTGCTGATCGCCACCGATTGCATCTCCGAAGGGCAGAACCTGCAAGACTGCGACTGGCTGATCAACTACGACATCCACTGGAACCCGGTGCGCATCATCCAGCGCTTCGGGCGCATCGACCGCATCGGCTCGCCCAACCAGCGCATCCAGCTCGTGAACTTCTGGCCCAACATGGAGCTGGAGGAATACATCAACCTGGAGCAGCGCGTCAGCGGTCGCATGGTACTGCTCGATGTCTCGGCCACGGGCGAAGAAAACCTGATCGAGCAGCAGTCCGGCAACGCCATGAACGACCTGGAGTACCGGCGCAAGCAGCTGCTCAAATTGCAGGACACGGTCATCGACATGGAAGACCTGTCCACTGGCGTGGCGATTACCGACCTCACCCTGACCGACTTCCGCATCGACCTCGCGCAGTTCCTTAAAAGCCACCCCGGCAAGCTGGACACCCAGCCGCTGGGGGCTTTTGCGGTCACCACCACGCTGGATGCCGACATTCCCCCTGGCGTGATCTTTTGCCTGCAAGCCTGCGGCCCGACGGCAAAATCCGCTGCGTCGTCCGACTACCCGCTCGCGCCGCACTACCTGGTGCATGTCGGCGATGACGGCCACGTATTGTTGCCCTACCCGCAGGCCAAGCGCATCCTGGATCGCCTCAAGCGCCTGGCGCTGGGGCGAGAACGGCCGGATGACAGTGCCTGCGCGCGCTTCGACAAGGCGACAAAAAGCGGTGAGGACATGCGCCACGCCCAGAAGCTGCTGGCCGCCGCGGTGGCCTCCGTCGCCGGCAAGCATGAGGAACGAGCCGTTGCCAGCCTCTTCACACCTGGCGGCACGCACGCCATGAAGGGCGAGTTCGCTGGTAGTGACGACTTCGAGGTGGTGGCATTTCTGGTGGTGCTGCCCGAGCATGAAGCGGCATGA
- a CDS encoding site-specific DNA-methyltransferase translates to MNKLTAASPEAQSADLVAGNIDQLKALFPDLITEGPNGTAVNVDVLKALVGDQTVTDADEKYGLNWHGKRRARQLALTPSTGTLRPCPDESVDWETTQNLMIEGDNLEVLKLLQKSYAGKVKLIYIDPPYNTGKDFVYPDNFQDNIKNYLELTGQVEGGQKISSNTEASGRFHTDWLNMIYPRLKLARNLLRRDGTIFISIDDGELPRLRVAADDIFGEENFLACFIWKSRQNKDNRTVTGASVDHEYIVCYGNSIRGAARDRSQYSNPDGDPRGDWTSANMVGIATADRRPNLHYDLVNPETGINYGCPDMGWRYEPKTMERLISEGRILWPASTDGRPRRKAFLSELDSDFTGFSTIVGDGVFTRDGTADIDALFDARIFNFPKPVELVAGLIEQGSEGDDIILDFFAGSGTSAHASMYQNAADGGNRRYITVQLPEPLDPADREQKTAADFCDKLGKSRTIAELTKERIRRAAAKVKAENPLFAGDTGFRVFKLDTSNIRAWNPKPDDLEATLFDHQDHLLEGRSEADVLYELLLKLGLDLCVPIEQRNIEGLHVHAIGGGVLLTCLAETITREQVEALAQGIIGWHKELAPAGDTTCVFRDSAFADDVAKTNLAAILEQHGIQNVRSL, encoded by the coding sequence ATGAACAAACTCACGGCAGCCAGCCCCGAGGCTCAGTCCGCCGATCTGGTGGCGGGCAACATCGACCAGCTCAAGGCCCTGTTCCCGGACCTCATTACTGAAGGCCCGAACGGCACTGCGGTGAATGTGGATGTGCTCAAGGCGCTGGTGGGTGACCAGACCGTCACCGATGCCGATGAGAAATACGGTCTCAACTGGCACGGCAAGCGCCGCGCGCGGCAATTGGCGCTGACACCGAGTACCGGCACTCTTCGGCCCTGTCCGGACGAGAGCGTGGATTGGGAAACCACCCAGAACCTGATGATCGAGGGTGACAACCTCGAAGTGCTCAAGCTGCTGCAGAAAAGCTATGCCGGCAAGGTCAAGCTGATCTATATCGACCCGCCCTACAACACCGGCAAGGACTTTGTGTACCCGGATAACTTCCAGGACAACATCAAGAACTATTTGGAACTGACCGGGCAGGTGGAAGGCGGGCAGAAGATCAGCAGCAATACCGAAGCCAGCGGGCGGTTTCATACCGACTGGTTGAACATGATTTATCCGCGTTTGAAGCTCGCGCGAAACCTCCTTCGCCGAGACGGCACAATATTCATTAGCATCGACGATGGAGAGTTGCCGCGCCTTCGAGTTGCGGCAGATGATATTTTTGGCGAAGAGAACTTCCTTGCGTGTTTCATTTGGAAGAGTCGACAGAACAAGGACAACCGAACCGTAACAGGAGCGTCGGTTGATCACGAGTACATAGTTTGCTACGGCAACTCAATTAGAGGGGCCGCTCGCGACCGGAGCCAATACTCAAATCCAGATGGCGATCCGAGGGGGGATTGGACCAGCGCAAACATGGTTGGGATCGCTACTGCAGATCGGCGACCGAATCTCCATTACGACTTAGTTAATCCTGAGACTGGAATTAATTATGGCTGCCCGGATATGGGGTGGCGGTATGAACCAAAGACCATGGAGCGCTTGATTTCGGAAGGCAGGATTTTGTGGCCCGCATCCACGGATGGGCGCCCACGACGAAAGGCTTTTCTCTCGGAATTGGATTCAGACTTTACAGGTTTTTCCACAATCGTCGGCGATGGAGTATTTACTCGCGACGGCACCGCTGATATCGATGCGTTGTTCGATGCGCGTATTTTCAACTTCCCAAAGCCAGTAGAGCTTGTGGCTGGTCTTATTGAGCAAGGTTCCGAAGGTGATGACATCATCTTGGATTTCTTTGCTGGTTCGGGGACATCCGCGCATGCCTCCATGTACCAGAATGCTGCCGACGGCGGCAACCGCCGTTACATCACTGTCCAACTGCCAGAGCCTCTTGATCCTGCAGATAGGGAGCAAAAAACCGCAGCAGACTTCTGCGACAAACTCGGCAAATCCCGCACCATTGCGGAACTCACCAAAGAGCGAATTCGCCGCGCTGCCGCCAAGGTAAAGGCAGAGAATCCGCTGTTTGCCGGCGATACCGGCTTCCGCGTCTTCAAGCTCGATACTTCCAATATCCGCGCCTGGAACCCGAAGCCGGATGATCTAGAAGCCACACTGTTCGACCATCAGGATCATCTGCTCGAAGGTCGCAGCGAGGCTGATGTGCTTTACGAACTGCTGCTCAAGCTCGGGCTCGACCTGTGCGTGCCCATCGAACAGCGCAATATTGAGGGCCTTCACGTCCATGCCATCGGCGGCGGTGTGCTGCTGACTTGCCTGGCCGAGACCATCACCCGCGAGCAGGTAGAGGCGCTCGCCCAGGGCATCATCGGCTGGCACAAGGAGCTGGCCCCCGCCGGCGATACCACTTGCGTGTTCCGCGACAGCGCCTTTGCCGACGACGTGGCCAAAACCAACCTCGCCGCCATTCTGGAGCAGCACGGCATCCAGAACGTGCGCAGCTTGTAA
- a CDS encoding WYL domain-containing transcriptional regulator translates to MPHQQLANLTQPQRDRLAFVELRLRFIGEMRRQDLVARFGIQSAAASRDLALYKDLAPGNIDYDGKGKFYVLGSSFQPIFDFPPERVLSWLTQGFGDGEPMHIKAWVASESPSRLTHPDLAILASVTRAIHYECPLGIEYHSISSGRTAREIVPFALIDNGLRWHVRAFDRKSQEFRDFVLTRIKRPVVRKGQPVESHEMSDQDIQWTRIVELELVPHPDQPRPEITEMDYGMQGGALHMKLRAATAGYILRKWSVDCSPDHRLRGPEYRLWLKDHLAIYGVRNAVLAPGYAPPSAETSIDD, encoded by the coding sequence ATGCCCCACCAACAGCTTGCCAATCTCACCCAGCCACAGCGTGACCGCCTCGCGTTCGTGGAATTGCGTCTGCGCTTCATTGGGGAGATGCGCCGCCAGGACTTGGTCGCGCGTTTTGGTATCCAGTCCGCTGCCGCGTCCAGGGATCTGGCGCTGTACAAGGACTTGGCTCCGGGCAATATCGACTACGACGGCAAAGGCAAGTTCTACGTCCTGGGTTCGAGCTTCCAGCCGATCTTCGATTTCCCACCCGAGCGGGTGTTGTCGTGGCTGACCCAGGGGTTTGGCGACGGTGAACCGATGCACATCAAGGCGTGGGTGGCCAGCGAGAGCCCGTCCCGGCTCACTCACCCTGACCTGGCAATCTTGGCGAGCGTCACTCGGGCCATTCATTACGAGTGCCCGCTCGGCATCGAGTACCACTCCATCTCCAGCGGTCGCACCGCGCGGGAGATCGTCCCGTTCGCGCTGATCGACAACGGCCTGCGCTGGCACGTGCGCGCCTTCGACCGCAAATCGCAGGAGTTCCGCGATTTCGTCCTCACCCGGATCAAGCGCCCTGTGGTGCGCAAGGGGCAGCCCGTAGAGTCCCACGAGATGAGCGATCAAGACATCCAGTGGACCCGGATTGTCGAGCTGGAGCTGGTCCCTCATCCCGACCAGCCTCGGCCAGAAATCACCGAAATGGACTACGGCATGCAGGGTGGTGCGCTGCACATGAAGCTGCGCGCCGCCACGGCGGGCTACATCCTGCGCAAATGGAGTGTGGACTGTTCCCCCGACCATCGCCTGCGCGGCCCGGAGTACCGGCTTTGGTTGAAAGACCATCTGGCGATCTACGGCGTGCGCAATGCGGTGCTGGCGCCGGGGTATGCGCCGCCAAGCGCAGAAACGTCGATTGATGACTGA
- a CDS encoding WXG100 family type VII secretion target, whose translation MAQAIGDPEELERFACSLQQFIDSLSDAVGNLNGAFASLGDTWQDEKRARFEEDYNALVQQLQHFNDNASEQVPYLAALASRLRDYLQS comes from the coding sequence ATGGCACAAGCAATCGGCGATCCAGAAGAACTTGAGCGCTTCGCATGTTCATTACAACAATTTATTGATTCGCTCAGCGATGCTGTAGGCAATCTTAACGGTGCCTTTGCTTCACTCGGAGACACCTGGCAAGACGAAAAGCGGGCGCGATTTGAGGAGGATTACAACGCGCTCGTTCAGCAGTTGCAGCACTTCAACGACAACGCGTCCGAGCAGGTTCCATATCTGGCAGCGCTCGCGTCGCGCCTGCGAGATTATTTGCAAAGCTAG
- a CDS encoding vWA domain-containing protein, with the protein MSNIPFDPSKFTAPKAKPLPVVLLLDVSGSMSGEKIRNVNDAVRDMLDTFSDTENGETEIHVAIITFGSQVALHQPLASASDIHWQDLSAGGMTPLGTALQMAKAMIEDKDVVPSRAYRPTVVLVSDGGPNDAWEKPLNAFISDGRSAKCDRLAMAIGADADEAVLGKFIEGTSNRLFYAENAKQLRDFFKFVTMSVTIRTKSQTPNNVPEASAIDIQPVTIEARQDKQNSVTQSSSTEDGGYW; encoded by the coding sequence ATGAGCAATATCCCATTCGACCCGTCGAAATTCACGGCACCGAAAGCGAAGCCTCTACCAGTCGTGCTTCTTCTCGATGTCAGCGGCAGCATGAGCGGAGAGAAAATCCGCAATGTGAATGATGCCGTTCGCGATATGTTGGATACGTTCAGCGACACCGAGAACGGTGAAACTGAAATCCATGTTGCGATCATCACTTTCGGTTCTCAGGTAGCGCTGCATCAGCCGCTTGCCAGCGCCAGCGATATTCATTGGCAGGACCTTTCAGCTGGCGGCATGACTCCGCTTGGCACGGCATTGCAAATGGCCAAAGCGATGATCGAAGACAAAGATGTCGTTCCTTCGCGTGCGTATCGTCCAACGGTCGTATTGGTCTCTGATGGCGGGCCTAATGATGCGTGGGAAAAACCTCTGAACGCGTTCATTAGCGACGGGCGCTCTGCAAAATGTGACCGTTTGGCAATGGCGATAGGCGCTGATGCTGACGAGGCAGTGCTTGGGAAATTTATCGAAGGCACCTCTAATCGCCTCTTCTACGCAGAGAACGCCAAACAGCTACGTGACTTCTTCAAGTTTGTCACTATGTCGGTGACCATTCGGACGAAGTCACAGACGCCAAATAATGTGCCTGAAGCGAGCGCCATTGACATCCAGCCCGTCACAATCGAAGCACGCCAGGATAAACAGAACTCTGTGACACAAAGTTCTTCGACAGAAGATGGAGGGTATTGGTAA
- a CDS encoding type III restriction-modification system endonuclease encodes MKLHFEPNLDYQMQAIEAVCDLFRGQEVCRTEFTVTMKLPDEVQMSLGVAQSDLGVGNRLTLLDDELLKNLADIQLRGGLPPSGSLTSGDFTVEMETGTGKTYVYLRSIFELNKRYGFSKFVIVVPSVAIKEGVYKTLQITEEHFKGLYAGVPFDYFLYDSGKPGPVRNFATSSNIQIMVVTVGAINKKDVNNLYKETEKTGGEKPIDLIKATRPIIIVDEPQSVDGGLEGRGKEALDAMNPLCTLRYSATHVDKHHMVFRLDAVDAYERKLVKQIEVASATVEDAHNKPFVRLVKVENKRGRISAKVELDKQTATGVQRTEVTVSDGDDLQQSADGRAIYADFRVGEINTAKGEAFMELRCPGGEVFLQPGQAHGDVDALAVQREMIRRTIKEHLDKEKHLRPLGIKVLSLFFIDAVDKYRQYDADGQPVKGVYAQMFEEEYRRAAKLPAYQSLFAEIDLESAAEEVHNGYFSIDKKGGWLDTAENNAGNRENAERAYNLIMKEKEKLLSFSTPLKFIFSHSALKEGWDNPNVFQICTLRDIQTERERRQTIGRGLRLCVNQDGERVRGFEVNTLTVVATENYEQFAENLQKEIEKDTGIRFGIVEQHQFAAIAVTGADGHAAPLGIEQSKALWEHLKAAGHIDAKGKVQDSLKTALKNGTLELPAEFDAQKAQIAEVLRKVSGRLDIKNADERRQVPLRKGKDGKVVYLSDEFKALWDRIKHQTTYRVQFDNAKLVTDCIAALQKAPVIAKARLQWRKADISIGKAGVAATEKAGATTVVLDEADIELPDLLTDLQDRTQLTRRTIVSILTGSGRLDDFKRNPQQFIELTAETINRCKRLALVDGIKYQKLGDQHVYAQELFEKEELTGYLKNMLLDTQKSIYEHVVYDSTTERDFADGLEKNDAIKLYAKLPGWFKVPTPLGTYNPDWAVLVEEDGTQHLYFVVETKSSLFTDDLRDKESAKIECGKAHFTALGVGENPARYVVARSVGDLLTEAAKG; translated from the coding sequence ATGAAACTCCACTTCGAGCCCAACCTCGACTATCAGATGCAGGCCATCGAGGCCGTGTGCGATCTTTTCCGTGGTCAGGAGGTCTGCCGCACCGAATTTACGGTGACCATGAAACTGCCCGATGAGGTGCAGATGTCACTGGGTGTGGCGCAGTCCGACCTTGGCGTTGGCAACCGCTTGACCCTGCTGGACGATGAACTGCTCAAGAACCTCGCGGACATCCAGTTGCGCGGTGGCCTGCCGCCTTCCGGCTCGCTGACTTCCGGCGACTTCACGGTGGAAATGGAGACCGGCACCGGTAAGACCTATGTATACCTGCGCTCGATCTTCGAGCTGAACAAGCGCTACGGTTTCAGCAAGTTCGTGATCGTGGTGCCCTCGGTGGCGATCAAGGAAGGCGTCTACAAGACCCTGCAAATCACCGAGGAACACTTCAAGGGGCTCTACGCGGGCGTGCCCTTCGATTACTTCCTGTACGACTCGGGCAAGCCCGGGCCGGTGCGCAATTTCGCCACTAGTTCCAACATCCAGATCATGGTGGTGACGGTGGGCGCCATCAACAAGAAGGATGTGAACAACCTCTACAAAGAGACCGAGAAGACGGGCGGCGAGAAGCCCATCGACCTGATCAAGGCCACCCGGCCGATCATCATCGTGGATGAACCGCAAAGTGTGGACGGCGGCCTTGAAGGACGCGGCAAGGAAGCGCTGGATGCCATGAACCCGCTCTGCACGCTGCGCTATTCAGCTACCCATGTGGACAAGCACCACATGGTGTTCCGCCTGGATGCCGTGGATGCTTATGAGCGCAAGCTGGTCAAGCAGATCGAGGTGGCGTCGGCCACGGTGGAGGATGCGCACAACAAGCCTTTCGTGCGCCTGGTGAAGGTGGAAAACAAGCGCGGCCGCATCAGCGCCAAGGTCGAGCTGGATAAACAGACCGCCACTGGCGTGCAAAGGACTGAGGTGACGGTCAGCGATGGCGACGACCTTCAGCAGAGCGCCGATGGCCGTGCGATCTACGCCGATTTTCGGGTGGGCGAGATCAATACGGCCAAGGGCGAAGCGTTCATGGAGCTGCGCTGCCCCGGCGGCGAAGTGTTTTTGCAGCCGGGTCAGGCCCACGGTGATGTGGATGCGCTGGCCGTGCAACGCGAGATGATCCGCCGCACGATCAAGGAGCATCTGGACAAGGAAAAGCACCTGCGTCCATTGGGGATCAAGGTGTTGAGCCTGTTCTTCATCGACGCGGTGGACAAGTACCGTCAGTACGATGCGGACGGCCAGCCGGTCAAGGGCGTGTATGCGCAGATGTTCGAGGAAGAATATCGCCGTGCCGCCAAGTTGCCGGCCTACCAGAGTTTGTTTGCCGAGATCGACCTGGAGTCCGCCGCCGAAGAAGTGCACAACGGCTATTTCTCCATCGACAAGAAGGGCGGCTGGCTTGATACCGCCGAGAACAATGCGGGTAACCGGGAGAATGCCGAACGCGCCTACAACCTGATCATGAAAGAGAAGGAGAAGCTGCTGTCCTTCAGCACGCCGCTGAAGTTCATCTTCTCCCACTCCGCCCTCAAGGAAGGCTGGGACAACCCCAACGTGTTCCAGATTTGCACCTTGCGCGACATCCAGACCGAGCGCGAGCGCCGCCAGACCATTGGTCGCGGCCTGCGCCTGTGCGTCAACCAGGATGGCGAGCGGGTACGGGGCTTCGAGGTCAACACCCTGACCGTGGTGGCCACGGAAAACTACGAACAGTTTGCCGAAAACCTGCAGAAGGAAATCGAGAAAGACACAGGCATCCGCTTTGGCATTGTGGAGCAGCATCAATTTGCCGCCATTGCCGTGACTGGCGCTGATGGGCACGCCGCACCGCTGGGCATCGAGCAATCGAAGGCACTGTGGGAGCACCTGAAAGCCGCCGGCCATATAGATGCCAAAGGCAAGGTGCAGGATTCACTGAAAACGGCGCTGAAAAACGGCACCTTGGAACTGCCGGCCGAGTTTGATGCGCAGAAAGCCCAGATTGCTGAAGTGCTGCGCAAGGTGTCGGGCCGGCTGGACATCAAGAATGCCGATGAGCGCAGGCAAGTGCCGCTGCGCAAGGGTAAGGATGGCAAGGTCGTTTATCTGAGCGACGAGTTCAAGGCACTGTGGGACCGCATCAAGCACCAGACAACGTACCGCGTGCAGTTCGATAACGCCAAGCTGGTGACGGATTGCATCGCAGCGTTGCAGAAGGCCCCGGTGATTGCCAAAGCACGGCTGCAATGGCGCAAGGCCGACATCTCTATCGGCAAGGCGGGTGTCGCCGCGACGGAGAAAGCGGGCGCGACGACCGTGGTGCTGGACGAGGCGGATATTGAGCTGCCGGATTTGCTGACCGACCTTCAGGATCGCACCCAGCTCACCCGGCGCACCATCGTCAGCATCCTGACGGGAAGCGGCCGCCTGGACGACTTCAAGCGCAATCCGCAGCAGTTCATCGAATTGACCGCCGAGACCATTAACCGCTGCAAGCGCTTGGCCCTGGTCGATGGTATCAAGTACCAGAAGCTCGGCGACCAGCATGTCTATGCGCAGGAGCTGTTCGAGAAGGAGGAGCTCACCGGCTATCTCAAGAACATGCTGCTGGATACCCAGAAGTCGATCTACGAGCACGTGGTGTACGACTCGACCACAGAGCGGGACTTCGCCGATGGGCTGGAGAAGAACGACGCCATCAAGCTCTATGCCAAGCTGCCAGGCTGGTTCAAAGTGCCCACGCCGCTGGGTACCTACAACCCCGACTGGGCCGTGTTGGTGGAAGAAGACGGCACCCAGCACCTGTACTTTGTGGTGGAAACCAAGAGCAGCCTGTTTACCGACGATTTGCGCGACAAGGAAAGCGCCAAGATCGAATGCGGCAAGGCGCATTTCACTGCGCTGGGGGTTGGTGAGAACCCTGCCCGGTATGTGGTTGCGCGCTCGGTTGGTGATCTTTTGACCGAGGCGGCAAAGGGGTAG